A genomic window from Hyla sarda isolate aHylSar1 chromosome 10, aHylSar1.hap1, whole genome shotgun sequence includes:
- the LOC130294433 gene encoding uncharacterized protein LOC130294433 isoform X2: MMVVMIDDGGDDRGDGDDKDDGDDDRDDGDDRGDDGDDRGDDGDDRGDDGDDRDDGGDDREDGDDDDRDDGDDDDSGDDRGDDGDDRGDDGDDKDDDGDDDRGDDGDDRDDGDDDRGDDDDDKDDGDDRGDDGDDRDDGGDDRDDGDDREDGDDDRDDGGDDDRDDDDREDGDDRGDDGDDDDREDGDDDDREDGDNRGDDGDDRGDDGDDDRDDGGDDRDDGDDNRGDDGDNRGDDGDDRDDSDDDREDDGDDRDDGGDDDRGDDGDDRDDGDDDRGDDGDDIGDDDDRGDDGDDDDREDGDNRGDDGDDRGDDGDDRGDDGDRDDDGDDDRGDGGDDRDDGGDDRGDGDDKDDGDDDRDDGDDRGDDGDDDDREDGDDRGDDGDDDDRDDGGDDDRDDDDDRGDDGVDDDREDGDDRGDDCDDDDRGDGDDRDGGDDDDRGDDCDDDDRGDGDDRDGGDDDDRGDRDDDDRGDDGDDRGDDGDRGDDDDRGDDDDRGDDGGDDDRDDDRDDDDDRGDDDDRDGGDDDDRGDRDDDDRGDDDDRDDDDDRGDGDSDNVQDDGDDRGDDDGCGHYIGGNCVGDDADILIMAVMISCHITHVPPVFGLLHLRRLIMKTPFREKLREVVIFL, translated from the exons agatgatggtggtgatgatagaGGAGATGGTGATGATaaagatgatggtgatgatgatagagatgatggtgatgatagaggagatgatggtgatgatagaggagatgatggtgatgatagaggagatgatggtgatgatagagatgatggtggtgatgatagagaagatggtgatgatgatgatagagatgatggtgatgatgatgatagtggtgatgatagagga gatgatggtgatgatagaggagatgatggtgatgataaagatgatgatggggatgatgatagaggagatgatggtgatgatagagatgatggggatgatgatagaggagatgatgatgatgataaagatgatggtgatgatagaggagatgatggtgatgatagagatgatggtggtgatgatagagatgatggtgatgatagagaagatggtgatgatgatagagatgatggtggtgatgatgatagaGATGATGATGATAGAGAAGATGGTGATGATAGaggagatgatggtgatgatgatgatagagaagatggtgatgatgatgatagagaaGATGGTGATAATAGaggagatgatggtgatgatagaggagatgatggtgatgatgatagagatgatggtggtgatgatagagatgatggtgatgataatagaggagatgatggtgataatagaggagatgatggtgatgatagagatgatagtgatgatgatagagaagatgatggtgatgatagagatgatggtggtgatgatgatagaggagatgatggtgatgatagagatgatggtgatgatgatagaggagatgatggtgatgatataggagatgatgatgatagaggagatgatggtgatgatgatgatagagaaGATGGGGATAATAGaggagatgatggtgatgatagaggagatgatggtgatgatagaggagatgatggtgatagagatgatgatggggatgatgatagaggagatggtggtgatgatagagatgatggtggtgatgatagaGGAGATGGTGATGATaaagatgatggtgatgatgatagagatgatggtgatgatagaggagatgatggtgatgatgatgatagagaaGATGGTGATGATAGaggagatgatggtgatgatgatgatagagatgatggtggtgatgatgatagagatgatgatgatgatagaggaGATGATGGTGTTGATGATGATAGAGAAGATGGTGATGATAGAGGAGATgattgtgatgatgatgatagaggaGATGGTGATGATagagatggtggtgatgatgatgatagaggagatgattgtgatgatgatgatagaggaGATGGTGATGATagagatggtggtgatgatgatgatagaggaGATAGAGATGATGATGATAGaggagatgatggtgatgatagaggagatgatggtgatagaggagatgatgatgatagaggagatgatgatgatagaggagatgatggtggtgatgatgatagagatgatgatagagatgatgatgatgatagaggagatgatgatgatagagatggtggtgatgatgatgatagaggCGATAGAGATGATGATGATagaggagatgatgatgatagagatg ATGATGATGATAGAGGAGATGGTGATAGTGATAATGTGCAGGATGATGGTGATGACAgaggtgatgatgatggttgtGGACACTATATTGGAGGTAATTGTGTTGGAGATGATGCTGATATACTGATCATGGCGGTAATGATCTCCTGTCACATTACCCACGTTCCTCCAGTTTTTGGCCTCCTCCATCTCAGGAGGCTTATAATGAAGACCCCTTTTAGAGAGAAGCTTAGAGAAGTGGTGATTTTTCTGTGA
- the LOC130294433 gene encoding uncharacterized protein DDB_G0290685-like isoform X1, translated as MMVVMIDDGGDDRGDGDDKDDGDDDRDDGDDRGDDGDDRGDDGDDRGDDGDDRDDGGDDREDGDDDDRDDGDDDDSGDDRGDDGDDRGDDGDDKDDDGDDDRGDDGDDRDDGDDDRGDDDDDKDDGDDRGDDGDDRDDGGDDRDDGDDREDGDDDRDDGGDDDRDDDDREDGDDRGDDGDDDDREDGDDDDREDGDNRGDDGDDRGDDGDDDRDDGGDDRDDGDDNRGDDGDNRGDDGDDRDDSDDDREDDGDDRDDGGDDDRGDDGDDRDDGDDDRGDDGDDIGDDDDRGDDGDDDDREDGDNRGDDGDDRGDDGDDRGDDGDRDDDGDDDRGDGGDDRDDGGDDRGDGDDKDDGDDDRDDGDDRGDDGDDDDREDGDDRGDDGDDDDRDDGGDDDRDDDDDRGDDGVDDDREDGDDRGDDCDDDDRGDGDDRDGGDDDDRGDDCDDDDRGDGDDRDGGDDDDRGDRDDDDRGDDGDDRGDDGDRGDDDDRGDDDDRGDDGGDDDRDDDRDDDDDRGDDDDRDGGDDDDRGDRDDDDRGDDDDRDGGDDDDRGDRDDDDRGDGDSDNVQDDGDDRGDDDGCGHYIGGNCVGDDADILIMAVMISCHITHVPPVFGLLHLRRLIMKTPFREKLREVVIFL; from the exons agatgatggtggtgatgatagaGGAGATGGTGATGATaaagatgatggtgatgatgatagagatgatggtgatgatagaggagatgatggtgatgatagaggagatgatggtgatgatagaggagatgatggtgatgatagagatgatggtggtgatgatagagaagatggtgatgatgatgatagagatgatggtgatgatgatgatagtggtgatgatagagga gatgatggtgatgatagaggagatgatggtgatgataaagatgatgatggggatgatgatagaggagatgatggtgatgatagagatgatggggatgatgatagaggagatgatgatgatgataaagatgatggtgatgatagaggagatgatggtgatgatagagatgatggtggtgatgatagagatgatggtgatgatagagaagatggtgatgatgatagagatgatggtggtgatgatgatagaGATGATGATGATAGAGAAGATGGTGATGATAGaggagatgatggtgatgatgatgatagagaagatggtgatgatgatgatagagaaGATGGTGATAATAGaggagatgatggtgatgatagaggagatgatggtgatgatgatagagatgatggtggtgatgatagagatgatggtgatgataatagaggagatgatggtgataatagaggagatgatggtgatgatagagatgatagtgatgatgatagagaagatgatggtgatgatagagatgatggtggtgatgatgatagaggagatgatggtgatgatagagatgatggtgatgatgatagaggagatgatggtgatgatataggagatgatgatgatagaggagatgatggtgatgatgatgatagagaaGATGGGGATAATAGaggagatgatggtgatgatagaggagatgatggtgatgatagaggagatgatggtgatagagatgatgatggggatgatgatagaggagatggtggtgatgatagagatgatggtggtgatgatagaGGAGATGGTGATGATaaagatgatggtgatgatgatagagatgatggtgatgatagaggagatgatggtgatgatgatgatagagaaGATGGTGATGATAGaggagatgatggtgatgatgatgatagagatgatggtggtgatgatgatagagatgatgatgatgatagaggaGATGATGGTGTTGATGATGATAGAGAAGATGGTGATGATAGAGGAGATgattgtgatgatgatgatagaggaGATGGTGATGATagagatggtggtgatgatgatgatagaggagatgattgtgatgatgatgatagaggaGATGGTGATGATagagatggtggtgatgatgatgatagaggaGATAGAGATGATGATGATAGaggagatgatggtgatgatagaggagatgatggtgatagaggagatgatgatgatagaggagatgatgatgatagaggagatgatggtggtgatgatgatagagatgatgatagagatgatgatgatgatagaggagatgatgatgatagagatggtggtgatgatgatgatagaggCGATAGAGATGATGATGATagaggagatgatgatgatagagatggtggtgatgatgatgatagaggCGATAGAGATGATGATGATAGAGGAGATGGTGATAGTGATAATGTGCAGGATGATGGTGATGACAgaggtgatgatgatggttgtGGACACTATATTGGAGGTAATTGTGTTGGAGATGATGCTGATATACTGATCATGGCGGTAATGATCTCCTGTCACATTACCCACGTTCCTCCAGTTTTTGGCCTCCTCCATCTCAGGAGGCTTATAATGAAGACCCCTTTTAGAGAGAAGCTTAGAGAAGTGGTGATTTTTCTGTGA
- the LOC130294433 gene encoding uncharacterized protein DDB_G0290685-like isoform X3, protein MMVVMIDDGGDDRGDGDDKDDGDDDRDDGDDRGDDGDDRGDDGDDRGDDGDDRDDGGDDREDGDDDDRDDGDDDDSGDDRGDDGDDRGDDGDDKDDDGDDDRGDDGDDRDDGDDDRGDDDDDKDDGDDRGDDGDDRDDGGDDRDDGDDREDGDDDRDDGGDDDRDDDDREDGDDRGDDGDDDDREDGDDDDREDGDNRGDDGDDRGDDGDDDRDDGGDDRDDGDDNRGDDGDNRGDDGDDRDDSDDDREDDGDDRDDGGDDDRGDDGDDIGDDDDRGDDGDDDDREDGDNRGDDGDDRGDDGDDRGDDGDRDDDGDDDRGDGGDDRDDGGDDRGDGDDKDDGDDDRDDGDDRGDDGDDDDREDGDDRGDDGDDDDRDDGGDDDRDDDDDRGDDGVDDDREDGDDRGDDCDDDDRGDGDDRDGGDDDDRGDDCDDDDRGDGDDRDGGDDDDRGDRDDDDRGDDGDDRGDDGDRGDDDDRGDDDDRGDDGGDDDRDDDRDDDDDRGDDDDRDGGDDDDRGDRDDDDRGDDDDRDGGDDDDRGDRDDDDRGDGDSDNVQDDGDDRGDDDGCGHYIGGNCVGDDADILIMAVMISCHITHVPPVFGLLHLRRLIMKTPFREKLREVVIFL, encoded by the exons agatgatggtggtgatgatagaGGAGATGGTGATGATaaagatgatggtgatgatgatagagatgatggtgatgatagaggagatgatggtgatgatagaggagatgatggtgatgatagaggagatgatggtgatgatagagatgatggtggtgatgatagagaagatggtgatgatgatgatagagatgatggtgatgatgatgatagtggtgatgatagagga gatgatggtgatgatagaggagatgatggtgatgataaagatgatgatggggatgatgatagaggagatgatggtgatgatagagatgatggggatgatgatagaggagatgatgatgatgataaagatgatggtgatgatagaggagatgatggtgatgatagagatgatggtggtgatgatagagatgatggtgatgatagagaagatggtgatgatgatagagatgatggtggtgatgatgatagaGATGATGATGATAGAGAAGATGGTGATGATAGaggagatgatggtgatgatgatgatagagaagatggtgatgatgatgatagagaaGATGGTGATAATAGaggagatgatggtgatgatagaggagatgatggtgatgatgatagagatgatggtggtgatgatagagatgatggtgatgataatagaggagatgatggtgataatagaggagatgatggtgatgatagagatgatagtgatgatgatagagaagatgatggtgatgatagagatgatgg tggtgatgatgatagaggagatgatggtgatgatataggagatgatgatgatagaggagatgatggtgatgatgatgatagagaaGATGGGGATAATAGaggagatgatggtgatgatagaggagatgatggtgatgatagaggagatgatggtgatagagatgatgatggggatgatgatagaggagatggtggtgatgatagagatgatggtggtgatgatagaGGAGATGGTGATGATaaagatgatggtgatgatgatagagatgatggtgatgatagaggagatgatggtgatgatgatgatagagaaGATGGTGATGATAGaggagatgatggtgatgatgatgatagagatgatggtggtgatgatgatagagatgatgatgatgatagaggaGATGATGGTGTTGATGATGATAGAGAAGATGGTGATGATAGAGGAGATgattgtgatgatgatgatagaggaGATGGTGATGATagagatggtggtgatgatgatgatagaggagatgattgtgatgatgatgatagaggaGATGGTGATGATagagatggtggtgatgatgatgatagaggaGATAGAGATGATGATGATAGaggagatgatggtgatgatagaggagatgatggtgatagaggagatgatgatgatagaggagatgatgatgatagaggagatgatggtggtgatgatgatagagatgatgatagagatgatgatgatgatagaggagatgatgatgatagagatggtggtgatgatgatgatagaggCGATAGAGATGATGATGATagaggagatgatgatgatagagatggtggtgatgatgatgatagaggCGATAGAGATGATGATGATAGAGGAGATGGTGATAGTGATAATGTGCAGGATGATGGTGATGACAgaggtgatgatgatggttgtGGACACTATATTGGAGGTAATTGTGTTGGAGATGATGCTGATATACTGATCATGGCGGTAATGATCTCCTGTCACATTACCCACGTTCCTCCAGTTTTTGGCCTCCTCCATCTCAGGAGGCTTATAATGAAGACCCCTTTTAGAGAGAAGCTTAGAGAAGTGGTGATTTTTCTGTGA
- the LOC130294433 gene encoding uncharacterized protein LOC130294433 isoform X4, with amino-acid sequence MMVVMIDDGGDDRGDGDDKDDGDDDRDDGDDRGDDGDDRGDDGDDRGDDGDDRDDGGDDREDGDDDDRDDGDDDDSGDDRGDDGDDRGDDGDDKDDDGDDDRGDDGDDRDDGDDDRGDDDDDKDDGDDRGDDGDDRDDGGDDRDDGDDREDGDDDRDDGGDDDRDDDDREDGDDRGDDGDDDDREDGDDDDREDGDNRGDDGDDRGDDGDDDRDDGGDDRDDGDDNRGDDGDNRGDDGDDRDDSDDDREDDGDDRDDGGDDDRGDDGDDRDDGDDDRGDDGDDIGDDDDRGDDGDDDDREDGDNRGDDGDDRGDDGDDRGDDGDRDDDGDDDRGDGGDDRDDGGDDRGDGDDKDDGDDDRDDGDDRGDDGDDDDREDGDDRGDDGDDDDRDDGGDDDRDDDDDRGDDGVDDDREDGDDRGDDCDDDDRGDGDDRDGGDDDDRGDDCDDDDRGDGDDRDGGDDDDRGDRDDDDRGDDGDDRGDDGDRGDDDDRGDDDDRGDDGGDDDRDDDRDDDDDRGDGDSDNVQDDGDDRGDDDGCGHYIGGNCVGDDADILIMAVMISCHITHVPPVFGLLHLRRLIMKTPFREKLREVVIFL; translated from the exons agatgatggtggtgatgatagaGGAGATGGTGATGATaaagatgatggtgatgatgatagagatgatggtgatgatagaggagatgatggtgatgatagaggagatgatggtgatgatagaggagatgatggtgatgatagagatgatggtggtgatgatagagaagatggtgatgatgatgatagagatgatggtgatgatgatgatagtggtgatgatagagga gatgatggtgatgatagaggagatgatggtgatgataaagatgatgatggggatgatgatagaggagatgatggtgatgatagagatgatggggatgatgatagaggagatgatgatgatgataaagatgatggtgatgatagaggagatgatggtgatgatagagatgatggtggtgatgatagagatgatggtgatgatagagaagatggtgatgatgatagagatgatggtggtgatgatgatagaGATGATGATGATAGAGAAGATGGTGATGATAGaggagatgatggtgatgatgatgatagagaagatggtgatgatgatgatagagaaGATGGTGATAATAGaggagatgatggtgatgatagaggagatgatggtgatgatgatagagatgatggtggtgatgatagagatgatggtgatgataatagaggagatgatggtgataatagaggagatgatggtgatgatagagatgatagtgatgatgatagagaagatgatggtgatgatagagatgatggtggtgatgatgatagaggagatgatggtgatgatagagatgatggtgatgatgatagaggagatgatggtgatgatataggagatgatgatgatagaggagatgatggtgatgatgatgatagagaaGATGGGGATAATAGaggagatgatggtgatgatagaggagatgatggtgatgatagaggagatgatggtgatagagatgatgatggggatgatgatagaggagatggtggtgatgatagagatgatggtggtgatgatagaGGAGATGGTGATGATaaagatgatggtgatgatgatagagatgatggtgatgatagaggagatgatggtgatgatgatgatagagaaGATGGTGATGATAGaggagatgatggtgatgatgatgatagagatgatggtggtgatgatgatagagatgatgatgatgatagaggaGATGATGGTGTTGATGATGATAGAGAAGATGGTGATGATAGAGGAGATgattgtgatgatgatgatagaggaGATGGTGATGATagagatggtggtgatgatgatgatagaggagatgattgtgatgatgatgatagaggaGATGGTGATGATagagatggtggtgatgatgatgatagaggaGATAGAGATGATGATGATAGaggagatgatggtgatgatagaggagatgatggtgatagaggagatgatgatgatagaggagatgatgatgatagaggagatgatggtggtgatgatgatagagatgatgatagagat GATGATGATGATAGAGGAGATGGTGATAGTGATAATGTGCAGGATGATGGTGATGACAgaggtgatgatgatggttgtGGACACTATATTGGAGGTAATTGTGTTGGAGATGATGCTGATATACTGATCATGGCGGTAATGATCTCCTGTCACATTACCCACGTTCCTCCAGTTTTTGGCCTCCTCCATCTCAGGAGGCTTATAATGAAGACCCCTTTTAGAGAGAAGCTTAGAGAAGTGGTGATTTTTCTGTGA
- the LOC130294433 gene encoding uncharacterized protein LOC130294433 isoform X5, with translation MMVVMIDDGGDDRGDGDDKDDGDDDRDDGDDRGDDGDDRGDDGDDRGDDGDDRDDGGDDREDGDDDDRDDGDDDDSGDDRGDDGDDRGDDGDDKDDDGDDDRGDDGDDRDDGDDDRGDDDDDKDDGDDRGDDGDDRDDGGDDRDDGDDREDGDDDRDDGGDDDRDDDDREDGDDRGDDGDDDDREDGDDDDREDGDNRGDDGDDRGDDGDDDRDDGGDDRDDGDDNRGDDGDNRGDDGDDRDDSDDDREDDGDDRDDGGDDDRGDDGDDRDDGDDDRGDDGDDIGDDDDRGDDGDDDDREDGDNRGDDGDDRGDDGDDRGDDGDRDDDGDDDRGDGGDDRDDGGDDRGDGDDKDDGDDDRDDGDDRGDDGDDDDREDGDDRGDDGDDDDRDDGGDDDRDDDDDRGDDGVDDDREDGDDRGDDCDDDDRGDGDDRDGGDDDDRGDDCDDDDRGDGDDRDGGDDDDRGDRDDDDRGDDGDDRGDDGDRGDDDDRGDDDDRGDDGGDDDRDDDDDRGDGDSDNVQDDGDDRGDDDGCGHYIGGNCVGDDADILIMAVMISCHITHVPPVFGLLHLRRLIMKTPFREKLREVVIFL, from the exons agatgatggtggtgatgatagaGGAGATGGTGATGATaaagatgatggtgatgatgatagagatgatggtgatgatagaggagatgatggtgatgatagaggagatgatggtgatgatagaggagatgatggtgatgatagagatgatggtggtgatgatagagaagatggtgatgatgatgatagagatgatggtgatgatgatgatagtggtgatgatagagga gatgatggtgatgatagaggagatgatggtgatgataaagatgatgatggggatgatgatagaggagatgatggtgatgatagagatgatggggatgatgatagaggagatgatgatgatgataaagatgatggtgatgatagaggagatgatggtgatgatagagatgatggtggtgatgatagagatgatggtgatgatagagaagatggtgatgatgatagagatgatggtggtgatgatgatagaGATGATGATGATAGAGAAGATGGTGATGATAGaggagatgatggtgatgatgatgatagagaagatggtgatgatgatgatagagaaGATGGTGATAATAGaggagatgatggtgatgatagaggagatgatggtgatgatgatagagatgatggtggtgatgatagagatgatggtgatgataatagaggagatgatggtgataatagaggagatgatggtgatgatagagatgatagtgatgatgatagagaagatgatggtgatgatagagatgatggtggtgatgatgatagaggagatgatggtgatgatagagatgatggtgatgatgatagaggagatgatggtgatgatataggagatgatgatgatagaggagatgatggtgatgatgatgatagagaaGATGGGGATAATAGaggagatgatggtgatgatagaggagatgatggtgatgatagaggagatgatggtgatagagatgatgatggggatgatgatagaggagatggtggtgatgatagagatgatggtggtgatgatagaGGAGATGGTGATGATaaagatgatggtgatgatgatagagatgatggtgatgatagaggagatgatggtgatgatgatgatagagaaGATGGTGATGATAGaggagatgatggtgatgatgatgatagagatgatggtggtgatgatgatagagatgatgatgatgatagaggaGATGATGGTGTTGATGATGATAGAGAAGATGGTGATGATAGAGGAGATgattgtgatgatgatgatagaggaGATGGTGATGATagagatggtggtgatgatgatgatagaggagatgattgtgatgatgatgatagaggaGATGGTGATGATagagatggtggtgatgatgatgatagaggaGATAGAGATGATGATGATAGaggagatgatggtgatgatagaggagatgatggtgatagaggagatgatgatgatagaggagatgatgatgatagaggagatgatggtggtgatgatgatagagat GATGATGATGATAGAGGAGATGGTGATAGTGATAATGTGCAGGATGATGGTGATGACAgaggtgatgatgatggttgtGGACACTATATTGGAGGTAATTGTGTTGGAGATGATGCTGATATACTGATCATGGCGGTAATGATCTCCTGTCACATTACCCACGTTCCTCCAGTTTTTGGCCTCCTCCATCTCAGGAGGCTTATAATGAAGACCCCTTTTAGAGAGAAGCTTAGAGAAGTGGTGATTTTTCTGTGA